The genomic region CGGCCTTCTTGAACTCCTTCTGGTCGAGGATCTGCGGCGGAATGTAGAAACCGGACATAGCCGGGTCAGAGGCGTCGCGCTTCATCGCCAACAGGAAGCTGGACGCCTGATCGAGGCCGCCACCGATATTGCGGGTTTGATCCACGAGCAACTGCACGCCGTCGGCGAGCTGCTTGCTCGAATCGGCGAGCTTGTCCACGTTCGAGCGCAGTTCCCCGAGCTTGCGGTCGAGATCGGCCTCGTTCTCGATGCCCAGCGCCTGCAGTCCAGCGAGCGCCCGCTCGACGTTCAACCCGACCTTGCGGATCACGTTGTCGACACGGTCGGTGCCCTTGGTCTCCTTGAGGCCGCGGCTGAGCGCCTCCAGATAGGCGATGTCCGCCTCGTTGTAGCCCTCGACCCTGCGCTGCAGTTCTGCGCGGGACGCCACGCACGCGGGATCGATGTTGCACGCCACGCTGTTGTTCAGCACCAAGAGCATCGACTTCGATGAGCGATAGGCCTCTGTCACCTGCTCGAGGCTGCCTCCGAGCGAATCGCCAACGGTGTGCATGTTGGCGACGATGCCGGCTTCCTTTTCGAGTTGGTCAAAGGTGACGTCCTCGCCCATGGCCTCCTTGATCGCGATCAATCCGCTGACCACTTCGCGGATCGACCCCATCGAGCCAATCAGCTGCGTCCTGATCTGGTTGTGCACGTCGGCCATCTGATGTGCGCCGTTGGTCAACGCGTCGAGGTTGCTGTTGTTGCTCTCGATCAGGCCAGACGCGTCGCCCAGCTTGGTTCCCACCTCGCCGGCCTGGTAGGTCGACTTCGCCTCCTGCAACATCTCGCCGGTCGGCCTGGTGATGCCACGCACGAGGTCGATTCCGGGCACCTGGCTGATTCGCTGCGCCATCTGCTCCAGATCGGCCAACGACTTGGGAGACCGTAGGTCCACGTCAGGCGCGTGCACCATGATGAACTGCTGCATCGTGGAACTGACCGGGAAGTGCTTGGTGAGCGCGTCGTAGCCCTGATTGCTCTCGGCATCTGCCGGCAGGTTCTGGCGGTCGTCGTAGTTGTACTTCACAAACGCGGCACACCCCGCCAACGCCAGCAACACTGCCAGGCTCCCGGCGAGATGGATCTTCGGTCGGCGCACGATGTGCACCGCAGACCTCCGCCAGAATCGCCCGGTGAGGTCCTTGCGGACCTTGACCCAGCCACGTCGCCCGGCGAGCACCATCAGCGAAGGCAGAATGGTCAGCGCCCCCAGGACCGCGATGGCGATGGTCACGGCCAGCGAGGGGCCCACGGTGAGGAACACGCCGAGCGAGGCGAAGGACAGCCCCATGAACGTCACCGCGACGGTCGCTGCGGACCCCGTGATCACCTCGCCGATCGTCGCGATCGAGGTGACCACGGCGTCGTCGGAGCTCATGCCGTTGCGCAGGCACTCCTGATATCGACTGAACAGGAACACCGCGTAGTCGACCCCGGCGCCCATCATCATGCCGGTCATCAGAATCATGGTCTGCGGACCCAGTGGTAGCCCGAGTTCGCCCATACCGGCGACGACCTGCTGCGCGACGGCCATCGAGATACCGATGGTGATCAACGGCATCAACATCGCCACGAGGTTGCGATAGACGATGATCAGGATCGTCAGGATGGTGACGACCGTGGAGACCTCGATGATCAGCTGGTCACGAGCACCGATCTTGTTGAGATCTTCGAACGTCGCGGCCCCACCCACCACGTTGACGTCCAGCGTTGCGCCGGCCGTCGCCTCCTCGACCACCTTGATCGCGCTCCGGTACGCCCTCTGGCCCGTCCCGGTGCCCATGGTCCCGGCCAGGCTGATCGGGAGCGTCCAAGCCTTGCCGTCCTCGCTGGTCATCGCCTTGCGAAGTTCGGGGATGGCCACGAAGTTCTGAGTGGACTTCACATTGGTGGTGTCAGCGCCCAGCTGCTCCACCAGCCGTCGGTACACATCCTCGTCGGCCGAGTCCAGACCGTTCTCGTTCGACAACACGACGACGGCGACGTTGCCACCATCAGCCTCTTTGAACGCCGACTTCATCAGCGCGGTCGACGCCAGCATCTGCGAGCCCTCGGGCAGGAGCGGCGGCGGGTTCTTCTGCGCCACCACGGCCAGCGGGCTGATCAAGAGGAACAGCACGCCCGCCAGCGCCACCCAGAACGCGAGGATCGCGACGGGACGCCGAACCACGAAGCGTCCCAGCGCTTCGAAAATGCCATGCACCGAGACGCCACGGACGTCGGCGCGGCTGAACACCATGTGAGGTTACACCGGCCAGCAACCATCGGGGCCTCTGTGTTTGCCGGTCGGGTGCAACCTGAGCAACGCGTAAAGTGCGTCACGTGCTGTAATCGTGTGTGCCTGCACCAAAAGCCGAGAGTTCGTCTGAAAACAATGACCTTTCATACCAATCGGCGAATTCGGCTGCGGTTGCCCCGCCGTCCACGGGAGAGGCGCCGCTGACGTTCGCGATCGCCGTCCACGGCACCAGGGGTGATGTCGAGCCCTGCGCAGCTGTCGCGCGGGAACTGTTGCGCCGAGGACACCAGGTGCGTATGGCGGTGCCACCCAATCTGCTCGACTTCGTCGCGGCGGCTGGCCTCGGAACTGCCGCAGAGTACGGCGTGGACTCCCAGAAACAGTTGGACGCAGACATCTTTCGGGACTGGTGGAAGCTCCAGAATCCGATGACAGTGGTGCGCCGTAGCCGCGAGTACGTCACCCAGGGCTGGGCCGAGATGAGTGAGACTCTGACGAGCCTGGCCACCGACGCCGACCTGATCCTTACGGGCACGACCTACCAGGAGGTCGCGGCCAACGTCGCAGAGGCGCAGCGCATTCCGCTTGCGGCGCTGCACTACTTCCCCTGCCGTGTGAACAGCGAGATGCTGCCCGTTCGGCTACCCACACCGGTGCTGCACACCGGGTGGTCACTGGTCGAGTGGGTGCACTGGAAGGTTATGCGCAAGGCGGAGGATGACCAGCGACGCGTGCTTGGCCTGCCGCAGGCCAAGGTTCGCGCGATCCGGCGCATCGTCGAGGGCGGGGCGCTCGAGATCCAGGCCTACGACAAGGTGTTCTATCCCGGCCTGACCGAGGAGTGGCACGGCACCCGGCCGCTCGTCGGGTCGCTATCCCTGCAATTGCCCACGGCGGCCGACGACGAGTTGGCGGCCTGGATCGCAGCAGGCACGCCACCAATCTATTTCGGCTTCGGCAGCATGCCGGTCGACTCCCCCGCAGACGCCATCGCGATGATCACCTCGGTGTGCGCTGACCTCGGCGAGCGGGCCCTGATCAGCACCGGGGTGTGGGACGTCGATGACGTAGCAGCAAACGACCGCGTCAAACTGGTCGGCCCGGTAAACCACTCCACAGTCTTTCCGGCCTGCCGGGCGGTGGTCCACCACGGCGGTGCCGGCACGGTCGCCGCCAGTGTGCGATCCGGTGTTCCGACCGTGGTGCTGTGGGTCGGAGCCGACCAGCCGGTCTGGGCCTCGCGGATCAACCGTCTCAAGGTCGGTGTGGCCCAGCGCTTCTCGCGCACATCCAAACGATCACTGACGAAGGCGCTGCGCACCGCACTGACCCCGGAGTACCAGAAACGCGCACGCGAGGCCGCAGCACGGATGACGCCACCTGAGCAGAGCGCCGCGGCGACAGCCGATCTACTCGAGGCGGCCGCCCGCCGAGGCCGGGTGGCCTCGACCGCCTAGCTCACCTAGATGATGGTTGCCTTGAGGTCGAAGTCGTCCAGGGTTGCCACCAGCTGATCGGCCAACCACTCGCGAGTATTCGCAGCGCCGACCTCGTAGCCGACGACACCGATCGACACCGTCCCCACGACCTCTCCGGCCACTACCACCAGTTGTCCCCCGACGCGCTCGAGCGCATTGCGCCACACGTTCTGGTCCGGGGGTCGGAACATTACATAGTCCGCATCGGTTCCGTCGGGGTGCGCGATCTCCGCAGGTACGACGCCGACGTTGGAACAGGAAACCGGCAGGTCACCGAAGACCAGATCGGCTGTGCGTCCGACCGCCCGCCTCGGGACGTACGGCGTCACCGGCAGCAGGGCGTGCGTGTCGTCGGGCCCGTCACGAACCTCGCCGAGAGCCGTCCTGACCGCCGACCGCGTCGCCGTCAGATCGGTCGTCACCGACGCTGGGTCGACGGTTGCCGTCGCGATCTTCATCGCGTTCCCACGCCGATCCTCGACGCCATCACGATCGCTTATCGCGATCAGCAGGGTCACCGAGCCGTCGTCGGGGCTGACCCGTCCCAGCCGTGTTCCCAGCAGTGACGAGATCCCGGCCAGCAGTGAATAGGTGTTTCCGCCAAGGCTCTTCGCGCGAGCGTCCCAGTCCGCCACGTCGATAATCGCCGACACCGCCGGAAGGACCACCTGGCAGTCGACCGCCTGGGTCGCAGGCGGCCGGGACGCACCCGACGACGAGATCTCGCCGCGGCGGCGATAGGCATACTTCACGGCGTGGACCACCGTGCGACCGAACTCCGGCAGGTCGCGAATCACCTGACGCGTGTCAGAAGCCAGTGCTGCCAACCTCTTTCGTGATTTCGGCAGCCGGTACCCGAAGTCGCTGGTGTTGCCGGTGACGGCCTCGGCCACGACACGCAGAGCTGCGCCACCGTCGAGCAGGCAATGCGAGAACACCAGGGTGACGGCGTTCGTACCATCGCTCATCGGCAGCACTCCGAGATGCCAGCCTGGTCCCTGCACCGGGTCGACACGAACCTGTGAGCGTTCTTCGATCCAATCGCTGAGTTCGCTCGGTGGTCGGACGCCCGCGACGTCCAGTGGCGCCGCGGGACCGGTGGCGGCGACCCATCGGTGCCGTCCGAACGGCAGCACCGACCGCTCGATCAACCGTCCGGCAAACGCATAGCCGATATTGGCGTGAAAACGCCGCAAAGCCTCCATGTCGACCGGACGCTCGTAGACCCAGACAAACTGCATCACCTGGGAACGCCCCGTGGCGTGCCATGTCAAGTACGTCGCCTGGTCGATGTACGCGAGGACGTCACTGCGGACGTGAGGAGCAGAGATGCCCCTGGACTGCTCAGCGCTCATACAATCGCGCCGGTCAGCTCGAACTCCGCCAATGTCGCAGCGAGACGCTCGCGCAGGCCAGCTTTGGTGTTCTCGCGACCGGGTTGATAGCCGACGACGGTGATGGTGACCTGGCCGCCGATGCGACCCCCCACGACGGTCAGCAGACCGTTGCGCTCCTCGAGCACCCTGCGGGTGATCTGACGATCCACACCCCGCAACATGACGTGCGCGGCCTGAGTCCCGTCCGGGCATGCGACCTCGATGGGGAGGTCTCCGACATTCGAACACGACACTGGCTGTGCGGTGAACCCGAACGCCAGGTCCGCGGTCTGCCGTACCGCAACCTTCGGAATGAATGGCGTCAGCGGCAGCAGCTCGAACGTCTCATCGGGCTGCTCCCTCATCACCTTCAGCGCCTCGCGGATCGCCGCACGAGTGCCCGACAGGTCCTTTGTCACGTCGGTCGGATCGACCCTGACGTAGGCCAGGGTGACGGCGTTGGCGCGGTCGTCCTCCAGCGTGCGGTCGTTGATCGGCACGATCAGGCCCGCCGTCCCGTCGGCGGCGAGTTCACGGCCCTGGCAAACCGCCAGCCGGCCAGCCAGCCCGGCGAGCAGCGAATGACTGTTGCCGCCAAGGGCGGCCGCGCGCGCATCCCACTCCTCGATGTCGACGAAGGCCGACACGGCGGGTGCCACCACCGTCGCGTCCAGATCGACACCCTCGAGCCGGATCGGTCCGCGTTTTGCCGCGGCGGGCCGCTCCCGACGCTTGCGACTGAGGAACTTCACGGCCGCGACGAGCGTGCGGCCCAGTTCGGGCAGGTCGCTCATGGTCTGACGAGCGTCGGCCAGCAGTGCCTGGCGTCGCGTACGCGACCGGGGCGCTCGATAACCGAGATCCCGGCGATGTCCACCAACGGCTTCGAACACGGTGAGCAGGGCGGCTCCCCCGTCACCCAGGCAGTGCGAGCCGACGAGACTGATCACCGTTGATCCGTCGGTCAGCGGCAGCACGCCCATATGCCACCCGGGGCCGAACTCGGGGTCGATGGGGAGCTGGACGTGTTCATCGAGCCAGTCGCTGAGCTCGGCGCGCGGGCGGGGCTGCGACTCGACCAGCAGCGGCGCCGCAGGACCCGGTGCGGAGACCCATCTGTGCCGACCGAAGGGCAGCGCCGACGGTTCGATCAGCCTGCCCGCCAACCCGTACCCGAAGTTGTCGTGAAAGCGCCGCACTCCATCCATGTCGACGGGGTGGTCGTAGATCCACACCATCTGCATGGCCGCGGCCTGGCCCGTCGCCCGCAGCCCAAGGAACAGCGCCTGGTCGACGAAGTCGAGTGGGCGGTCGGTCGCGGGCGGCGTCTGGATCGACACCATGGATCAGCCCTTGGCCAGCGGCAACAGCGACTCCCGGTCGCGATCACGGACACCGTTGTGGCGCACGGTCTCTCCGTGGCCGACATGACCGCGCGAGTTGCCGGCGGTGACGCCGTCGGCGACCCGCAGGTACACCGCGGTCATCGCGGCGAGGTAGCGCTCGATCGACTCACGGGCGATCGGATTGTTCGGGAACGCCACGGTGATCGAGGTCTCCCGCTCACCGCGATTGACCCACAGCCCGATTTGGTAGGCGGATCGCGCGTCGCTGTAGACCTTGCCGTTCATCCGTTCCCACTCGGCGATGATGCTCGCCGACAGCGGCGGTAGGCCGGCGTCGAGATAGGACACCATCGGCACCCCCGGGTCCGGCTTCCGCAGGCCCATGGCGCCGTCCGCCACCTCGAGGACGCGGTCGAACGGGACGGAGGCGACATGCAGCCGGTTGTCGAACGACTCCTGCGCCAGCCGTGCGGTCGCACCGAACGACGACGGGTCAACGTCCACGCTGACCGGCACCACACCGGTGAACCAGCCGGTCGTCTGGAACTCCGCAGGCGTCTGCCTACCCGTGGTCGGGGTGATGACGTGGTAGTCGGCGCTCCCCGTCAATTCGTACTGGGCCACCGCCGCGGCGGCGAAGACGCCTCCGAGGAATCGCGCCCCAGCAGCGGTGCACGCCGCCTCGAACCGCTCCGACTGCTGCTTGTCCATCAGCCGCACGGTGATCAGATCTCCGGAGACCGACCACGGCGGATCGCCCAGCGGCAGCGGGAAATGCGGCAGCGTGCCGTCATTGCGCTCCGCGAACGCAATCCACTCCCGTACCTCGGGAGAGTCCAGGGTCAAAGCGGACAACTGCTCGTGCTGGCGCACGCAGTAGTCGGCATAGCTGCCCGCAGCGGGCAACGGGATCGGCGCTGCGCCACTTGCCAATGCCGCATACATCATGTGGATCTCGAGCAGCACAATGCCCATGAACATGGCATCGGTGTGGACGTGGTCGACGCTGATGTAGAACGTGAAGTGGTCTGCGCGCTGAATGACCCCGAACGAGAAGCAATCCCACTGCAGCGGATCCTTCGTGTCCAGGACGTGCTCGCGCCACTGCGTCGCCGACATCTCACCGTGCTTGGTGGCAACGAACGCGATGTCCTTCGGGTTGGTCACGGTGTGCCGCACGACGTCATCGGCGTCGGTCAACTCGAACCAGCTGTGGTAGGTGTCGTGGCGACGGACATAGGCATTGATGACGTGGGTCATCGCGCGAATGTCGCACTGCCCCGGCAGATCCCACGCCGGAATGTTGAGCCGGGCCATGTCGGTCCCACCCGCAAGGTGGCTTCGGTATCCCCGAAGGTGCTGAGCCTGTTGGTAGCTGACCGGCACGTTGCTGACGGGAGCCTTGGCCACCTTTGCCGCACTGGCAGGCGACGGATGCCATGACACCACGTCACCGGAGGTTCCAAGCCAGTCGTGGATCGCCTTGATCGCAACCATCTATCTCTCTCCCGCTCGCTGCGCTTCAGTGAGCGACGTCATCGGCGCTGATCGGTCGGTCATGCGGACGCCGCCGGAACGGCGTCGATGTTCAGGTTCTCGGCGATCGTCTCGCTGAGGCGTTCGGCCAGGGCACGCACCGTGGTCACGTCGGTCGAGCCGATGCGAACACCGGTCTCGGACTCCAGGCGGGTGCGCAACTCCAGCGTCCCGAGTGAGTCGAGGCCGTACTCCGACAGCGGTTTGTCGGCGTCGACCGAGCGTCGCAGGATCAGGCTCATCTCCTCGGTGATCAGCCGGCGCACCCGTGCCGGCCAATCCTCGCGGGGCATCAGACGGAGCTCCTCGAGGAACTCGCTGGCCCCGGACCTGTCCTGACCCATCGAGGCGAACGCCTCGGCGAATGGACTGGTCTGGGCGAACGCCGTGAGCCACGCGGCTCCGGCCACCGGGGCATAACCGCTGTAGACCCGGGTGTGCCGCATCAACGTGTCGAACGCGTACGCGCCGTCATCGGGGTCGATGGCCATACCGTCGTTGTCCGCCATGGCCTGGCCCGCACCGATCTTCGCCCACGCGCCCCACGCGACGGACTGTGCAGGCAGGCCCTGCGCACGACGCCACCGGGCGAACGCGTCCAGCCAGCTGTTGGCCGCCGCGTAGGCGCCCTGTCCCGGCGAGCCGACCATCGCGGCAGCCGAGGAGAACGCGCAGAACCAGTCCAGCGATGCGCCCGCGGTCGCCTCGTGAAGATGCCAGGCGCCCAAAGCCTTCGGCGCCCAGTCCCGTTCCAGCAGGTCGTCGGTGATATTGCCCAGCGTCGCGTCGTCGATAACGGCGGCGGCGTGCAGCACACCTCGCAGAGCCTTGCCGGTGGCGGTTGCCGTCGCGACGAGTCGCGCAGCAGTGCCCGATGACGAGACGTCGCCGAGTTCGACCTCGACCTCGGTTCCGGTCCGCCGGATTCGGTCGATGACTCGCTGTGTCTCGGGGCTCGGCCGGGAGCGACCGTTCAACACGATGCGTCCGCATCCCGCCGCCGCCATCTTCTCGGCCAGGAACAACCCGAGTCCACCGAGTCCACCGGTGACGACGTAGGCGCCATCGGCGCGGAACGCCGGCGCCCGCTCGGCGGGCACGACCGCCGAGTACTGCCCGGCGCGCGGAACCTCGAGCACCAGCTTGCCGGTGTGCTCGGCGGCGCCCATCGCCCGGATCGCGTTGGCCCCGTTGGCCAGCGGGTAGTGCGTGGTCTGCGGTGGCGGCAGCACGCCGTCGGCGATCTGCTGGTAGATGACCTCGAGGAGGCCTCGCAGAGTGTCTGGCGCCACCAGGGTCAGCAGCGCGAGGTCCACGGCGTAGAAGGACAGGTTCCGACGGAACGGGAAGAGTCCCATCTTGGTGTCGCCGTAGATGTCTCGCTTGCCGATCTCGACGAAGCGTCCGCCGAAGGTCAGCAGTTCCAGACCTGCCTGCTGCGCCGCGCCGGGCAGTGAGTTGAGCACGACGTCGACGCCGTAACCGTCGGTGTCGCGCCGGATCTGCTCGGCGAACTCGACCGTCCGCGAGTCGTAGACGTGCTTGATGCCCCAGTCCTGCAGCAGCTTCCGACGCTCCGGGCTTCCAGCGGTGGCATAGATCTCGGCTCCGGCCGCCTTCGCGATCGCGATTGCGGCCTGGCCGACGCCGCCGGTGGCGGAGTGGATCAGCACCTTGTCGCCGGTGCCGATCCGGGCCAGGTTGTGCAGCGAGTACCACGCGGTGGCGTGCGCACTGGGCACGGCCGCGGCGGTGGCATCCGCCAGGTCGCCGGGGATGCGGACGGCGAGATTGGCATCACAGGTGACGAAGGTGCACCACGCACCGGTCGCCGAGATTCCCGCGACGCGGTCACCGATCTGGTGATCCGTGACGCCGGCGCCGACCGCGGTCACCACACCTGCGAAGTCCGCGCCGAGCTGCGGCATACGACCCTCGAAGCTCGGGTACCGCCCGTAGGCGACCAGAACGTCCGCGAAATTGAGGTTGGAGGCCGAGACCGCCACCTCGATCTGACCCGGGCCCGGTGGGATCCGCTCGTAGGACACCAGCTCTGCCGACTGCAGGTCACCGGGGTTGCGGATGGCCAGACGCATACCGTCGCGCTCCGGGTACACCACTGTGGTGTGGCGCTCCTCGGCTTGCAGCGGGGTGACGTTGAGGCGAGCCGTGTAGTACTGGCCCTCCCGCCACGCCGTCTCGTCCTCGTCGGAGCCCGACAGCAGTTCGGTGCCCACCAACTCGACATCCGTGGCGTCGTCCACGTCGATCTGGGTGGGCCGCATCGAGGGATGCTCCATGCCGATGACCCGGACGAGGCCGCGCAGACCACCCTGAGCGAGGTTCGGCACCTCCCCCGACAGCACCGACTGAGCGCCCCTGGTGAGGACGTACAACCGTGGCGGCTGACCGGGCACGTCGGGTAGCACGCTGGCGATGCGCACGAGGTGCCGCACGTGGTCGGCGCCCTGGCCGACGGGATCCCCGCCCGCACTGCTCGGGTCCTGCACGATGACGACGCCGGCGTGATGGCGCGCCTCCAGCAGTTCCCGGAGCTGTTCTGCGCTGGCGGCGTGATCGGCGTGTAGCGGCCACGTCATCGTGGTCACGTCGGCCTCATGGGCCTTGAGCACGTCGGCCAGGTTCGCGCCGAGCATGTCGGCCGCGTCGCCGGTGCCGATAAGCAACCAGTTACCGGCGTGGGCACCGTCTGACACGGGCGAGTCCTGCCTGCGCCAGTCGATTGTCAGCAGCCTGTCGTTGAGTCGCCGGTCGCGTTGCCCCTCCTCGGACACACCGGTGCCGAGTCGCAGGCCCACCACGGACAGCAGGACCGCACCCTGGTCGTCGAGGACGTCGATATCGGCCTCGACGGCCGTGGGTTGCACGCTGGTCAGTCGCACGTAGCAGAAGTGAGCGTTGCGTGTGGTCGCGTAGGCGCGCAGTTCGCGGACGCCGAGCGGCAGCATCAGTGCCCCGCTGGTGTCCGAGTACAGGTCCGGGTGCGCACCGACGGCCTGGAAGCAGGCATCCAGGAGCGCGGGATGTGCGTTGAACGCGCCCTGCTGGGACCGGATCGAACCGGGCAGCGCCACCTCGGCCAGGACCGAACGTCCAGCACCACTGTGTGCCGCCGTCAGTCCGCCGAACGCCGGTCCGTATCCGATACCGCGTGCGGCGTAGAAGTTCCGCAGCTCCGCCCCGTCGAGGGGTTCTGGGTGCTCGGCCAGCAGGCCGGCCACGTCGTAGGCGGGCTTCTCGTCGTCGTCCGCCGAGTCCAGCACCGCAGAGGCGCGACGCACCTCCTCGCCGTCCACGTGCGTCTTCACCACGAAGTCGACGCCACCGGCGGGCATCACCGACGCCACGGCGGAGAGCTCCGTCTGCTCCTCCAGCAGGAGCATCTGGTCGAACGTGACGTCGCGGACCACTGCCGCGTCGCCGAGGACCTCCCGGGCGGCGGCAAGGGCCATCTCGCAGTACGCCGCACCCGGCAGCGCTGCCACGTCGTGCACGCGGTGATCGTCGAGCCACGGCTGCGCCACGGTGCCGACATCGGACTGCCAGACGTGACGCTCGGGCGTCTCGGGCAGGCGGACGTGTGCACCGAGCAGGGGGTGCACGGCGACTGACGCCGAATTGTGGCTCTGCTCGTCGCGGGTCAGCATCAAATGGGTGTGCGTCCACGTCGGCAGCGGTGCGTCGAGAAGCTGACCGTCGGGCCAGAGCGCCGAGTAGTCCATCGCGGCGCCGGCATCGTGAATGTCGGCGACGAACTCGCGCAGCCCGTGCGGCAGGTCCTGCTCGCGCCGGATGCTCGCGAGAGCCGCCATCCGCACGTCGAGGCTGCGGCCGTTCTGGTCGACCGCATGGGTGAGCAGCGGGTGCGGTGACAGCTCGCCGAACACGTGGAATCCGTCTTCAAGCGCGGCCTGGACGGCGGCGGCGAAGCGGACCGCGTGGCGAAGGTTGTCCACCCAGTAGTAGGCGTCGAAGTCAGCCGGCTCCCGGGGGTCGTACAGGGTCGCCGAGTAGTACGGAACCGTGGGTTCCATGGGCTCGATGTCCTCGAGTGCCTCTGTCAGCTCATCGAGGATCGGGTCGACCTGCGGCGAGTGCGACGCGACGTCCACGGCGACCTCGCGTGCCATCACACCGCGCGCATCCCACTCGGCGACGAGCGCCCGGATCGACTCCTTGGCCCCGCCGACCACCGCAGACTGCGGCGACGCGACGACCGACAGCACGACATCGGAGACACCGCGGGCCGCCAGCTCGGACAGAACCTGCTGTGCGGGCAGCTCCACCGATGCCATGGCTCCCGAGCCGGAGACCGTGGCCATCAGCTTCGACCGTCGGCAGATCACCTTCACGCCGTCGGCGAGCGACAGCGCACCCGCGACCACTGCGGCCGCGGCCTCACCCATCGAGTGTCCAATGACCGCTCCGGGTGCCACGCCGTAGGACGCCATGGCCGCGGCGAGCGCGACCTGAACGGCGAACACGGTGGGTTGCACGCGGTCGATACCGGTGACCACCTGCTGTGACGACATCGCGTCGGTGACGGAGAATCCGGACTCGGCGTTGATCAGCGGTTCGATCTCGGCGATCTTCTGAGCGAAGACCGGCTCGGTCGCGAGAAGACCCGCGCCCATCCCGGCCCACTGCGAGCCCTGGCCGGAGAACACCCACACGGGGCCGCGCGAACCGGCGTCGACAGCCGCCTCGATGGGGCCCTCGCCGTCGGCGACCTCCCGCAGCGCGGTGACGAGTTCTTGGCGATCACTCGCGAGGACCACCGTCCGCACCGGACGGTGCGCACGCCTGCGCGCCAGCGTGTAGCCCAGGTCGGACAGTTCCGTGGCGGGGTCCTCGACCTCGACGCGGCTCTCGACC from Mycolicibacterium sp. YH-1 harbors:
- a CDS encoding RND family transporter; this encodes MVFSRADVRGVSVHGIFEALGRFVVRRPVAILAFWVALAGVLFLLISPLAVVAQKNPPPLLPEGSQMLASTALMKSAFKEADGGNVAVVVLSNENGLDSADEDVYRRLVEQLGADTTNVKSTQNFVAIPELRKAMTSEDGKAWTLPISLAGTMGTGTGQRAYRSAIKVVEEATAGATLDVNVVGGAATFEDLNKIGARDQLIIEVSTVVTILTILIIVYRNLVAMLMPLITIGISMAVAQQVVAGMGELGLPLGPQTMILMTGMMMGAGVDYAVFLFSRYQECLRNGMSSDDAVVTSIATIGEVITGSAATVAVTFMGLSFASLGVFLTVGPSLAVTIAIAVLGALTILPSLMVLAGRRGWVKVRKDLTGRFWRRSAVHIVRRPKIHLAGSLAVLLALAGCAAFVKYNYDDRQNLPADAESNQGYDALTKHFPVSSTMQQFIMVHAPDVDLRSPKSLADLEQMAQRISQVPGIDLVRGITRPTGEMLQEAKSTYQAGEVGTKLGDASGLIESNNSNLDALTNGAHQMADVHNQIRTQLIGSMGSIREVVSGLIAIKEAMGEDVTFDQLEKEAGIVANMHTVGDSLGGSLEQVTEAYRSSKSMLLVLNNSVACNIDPACVASRAELQRRVEGYNEADIAYLEALSRGLKETKGTDRVDNVIRKVGLNVERALAGLQALGIENEADLDRKLGELRSNVDKLADSSKQLADGVQLLVDQTRNIGGGLDQASSFLLAMKRDASDPAMSGFYIPPQILDQKEFKKAAQLFVSEDGHTVRYLVQTALNPFGVEAMDQVDDIIDAAESARPNTSLANAQISMVGFSAFNNDIRNHYNADLIYIIVMTLVVVFLILALILRAVVAPIYLMLSVVLSFVSAMGLGVLFFQVLLGEDIYWSVAGMAFLVLVAVGADYNLLLISRIRDEAKLGVPSAVIKTVGATGGVITSAGLIFAASMLALTVSSLATVVQMGFVIGVGLLLDTFIVRTITVPAMAVLAGDKNWWPSKTPRQLLEAVRRSAAERKAAEAADAEWFDDHGDEDTGPILQRRDSDDTDDFEEDLDDDNGYATAVRTASTVTLAWGDKDS
- a CDS encoding glycosyltransferase: MTFAIAVHGTRGDVEPCAAVARELLRRGHQVRMAVPPNLLDFVAAAGLGTAAEYGVDSQKQLDADIFRDWWKLQNPMTVVRRSREYVTQGWAEMSETLTSLATDADLILTGTTYQEVAANVAEAQRIPLAALHYFPCRVNSEMLPVRLPTPVLHTGWSLVEWVHWKVMRKAEDDQRRVLGLPQAKVRAIRRIVEGGALEIQAYDKVFYPGLTEEWHGTRPLVGSLSLQLPTAADDELAAWIAAGTPPIYFGFGSMPVDSPADAIAMITSVCADLGERALISTGVWDVDDVAANDRVKLVGPVNHSTVFPACRAVVHHGGAGTVAASVRSGVPTVVLWVGADQPVWASRINRLKVGVAQRFSRTSKRSLTKALRTALTPEYQKRAREAAARMTPPEQSAAATADLLEAAARRGRVASTA
- a CDS encoding condensation domain-containing protein codes for the protein MVAIKAIHDWLGTSGDVVSWHPSPASAAKVAKAPVSNVPVSYQQAQHLRGYRSHLAGGTDMARLNIPAWDLPGQCDIRAMTHVINAYVRRHDTYHSWFELTDADDVVRHTVTNPKDIAFVATKHGEMSATQWREHVLDTKDPLQWDCFSFGVIQRADHFTFYISVDHVHTDAMFMGIVLLEIHMMYAALASGAAPIPLPAAGSYADYCVRQHEQLSALTLDSPEVREWIAFAERNDGTLPHFPLPLGDPPWSVSGDLITVRLMDKQQSERFEAACTAAGARFLGGVFAAAAVAQYELTGSADYHVITPTTGRQTPAEFQTTGWFTGVVPVSVDVDPSSFGATARLAQESFDNRLHVASVPFDRVLEVADGAMGLRKPDPGVPMVSYLDAGLPPLSASIIAEWERMNGKVYSDARSAYQIGLWVNRGERETSITVAFPNNPIARESIERYLAAMTAVYLRVADGVTAGNSRGHVGHGETVRHNGVRDRDRESLLPLAKG